From Marispirochaeta aestuarii, a single genomic window includes:
- a CDS encoding mevalonate kinase family protein: MIIKTVSYPRAALIGNPSDGYYGKTIAFTFADFQADITLYQSPELEILPGRRDTTKFAGLKDLAEDVAHYGYYGGVRLLKATIKRFYDYCTEQGIDLDERNFTIRYHSSIPLHLGLAGSSAIITACMRALMNYYSVSIPDHTLPNLVLSVERQELGIGGGLQDRVAQAYQGIVYMDFDRGLMESRGYGGYERLEPGKMPRLFIAYKPELSEGSEVVHNDLRYRFDNGEEKVLKAMVQFGEYARQVREMFISGDYSDLGRIMNANFDLRRSICAISRENEAMVEAARSTGASAKFTGSGGAIIGTYADEAQYTAVKEAMRAIGAIAIKPEIR; this comes from the coding sequence ATGATTATAAAGACGGTCTCCTACCCCCGGGCTGCGCTTATAGGGAATCCTTCCGACGGATACTACGGCAAAACCATTGCCTTTACCTTTGCCGACTTCCAGGCAGACATCACCCTCTACCAGAGTCCGGAACTGGAGATCCTTCCCGGCCGGAGGGACACCACCAAGTTTGCCGGCCTGAAGGATCTGGCGGAGGATGTGGCCCATTACGGATACTACGGCGGAGTACGCCTCCTCAAAGCGACCATAAAACGCTTTTACGACTACTGCACCGAACAGGGGATCGATCTTGATGAGCGGAATTTTACCATTCGCTATCACTCTTCCATTCCCCTTCATCTTGGACTTGCGGGTTCCTCTGCGATAATCACCGCCTGCATGCGGGCCCTGATGAACTATTATTCCGTTTCCATTCCCGATCATACCCTTCCGAATCTTGTCCTGTCGGTGGAACGGCAGGAACTGGGCATAGGCGGCGGGCTGCAGGACCGGGTTGCCCAGGCCTATCAGGGAATTGTCTACATGGATTTTGACCGGGGGCTGATGGAGAGCAGGGGCTACGGAGGCTATGAACGCCTGGAACCGGGAAAAATGCCCAGGCTTTTTATCGCCTACAAGCCTGAACTCAGCGAAGGAAGCGAAGTGGTCCACAATGATCTGCGCTACCGCTTCGACAACGGAGAGGAAAAGGTCCTGAAGGCCATGGTACAGTTCGGCGAATACGCCCGGCAGGTACGGGAGATGTTCATCAGCGGAGATTATTCCGATCTCGGCAGGATCATGAACGCCAACTTCGATCTGCGCCGCAGTATCTGCGCCATAAGCAGGGAGAACGAGGCCATGGTGGAGGCCGCCAGAAGCACCGGTGCCTCGGCAAAGTTTACCGGCTCCGGAGGAGCGATTATCGGAACCTATGCCGATGAGGCCCAGTATACGGCGGTAAAAGAGGCCATGCGCGCAATCGGGGCAATCGCCATAAAACCGGAAATCCGCTAA
- the galU gene encoding UTP--glucose-1-phosphate uridylyltransferase GalU, which produces MVRKAVIPAAGYGTRFLPATKSQPKEMLPVVDTPTIQYVVNEAVESGIKDILLIIGRGKRAIEEHFARNYELEELLKAKGKEEELRLIQAVPGDVNIHFVWQHEQNGLGDAIRYARDHVGNEPFAVLLGDTVLESSEERPVTRQLMDVYNRYEELVVALEEVPRERVSRYGVIDGKEIGSGVYLVEDMVEKPSPAETPSNLVIASRYILPPEIFRALENTKPGKGGEIQLTDAMRILLADRAMYGYRFKGRRHDLGDKLEFLKTSILYALKREDMRDPLLAWMRDLVQN; this is translated from the coding sequence ATGGTCAGAAAAGCAGTTATTCCCGCGGCGGGCTACGGAACCCGCTTTTTGCCGGCGACAAAATCGCAGCCCAAGGAGATGCTCCCGGTTGTCGATACCCCCACCATCCAGTATGTGGTCAACGAAGCGGTGGAATCGGGAATCAAGGATATCCTCCTGATAATCGGCCGGGGAAAACGGGCCATCGAGGAGCATTTTGCCCGGAACTATGAGCTCGAAGAGCTTCTGAAGGCCAAGGGTAAGGAAGAGGAACTCAGGCTGATCCAGGCTGTACCCGGGGACGTGAACATCCATTTTGTCTGGCAGCATGAACAGAACGGACTGGGAGACGCCATACGCTATGCCCGGGACCACGTGGGAAACGAGCCCTTTGCGGTACTGCTGGGGGATACTGTCCTCGAGAGCAGCGAGGAGCGCCCGGTAACCCGGCAGCTGATGGATGTCTACAATCGCTATGAGGAACTTGTCGTCGCCCTGGAGGAGGTTCCGAGGGAGCGGGTCAGCAGGTACGGCGTAATCGACGGAAAGGAGATCGGCTCAGGAGTCTATCTGGTGGAAGACATGGTGGAAAAACCCTCTCCCGCCGAAACTCCGTCAAATCTGGTGATAGCCAGCCGCTATATACTGCCGCCGGAAATTTTCCGGGCCCTTGAGAATACGAAACCCGGAAAGGGCGGCGAGATCCAGCTGACCGACGCCATGCGTATTCTGCTCGCCGACCGGGCCATGTACGGCTATCGCTTCAAGGGCCGGCGTCATGATCTGGGGGACAAGCTGGAGTTTCTCAAGACCAGCATTCTCTATGCCCTCAAGCGGGAGGATATGCGGGATCCCCTTCTTGCATGGATGAGGGATCTTGTGCAAAATTGA
- the metF gene encoding methylenetetrahydrofolate reductase [NAD(P)H], with product MSLPGNQRVNHPSISFEFFPPKTEKGFAALKRRIVDDFVPLKPSYVSITYGAGGSTRELTRETTLAINTETRLPVVSHLTCVGSSRNDIAQVLDEYQEAGISNILALRGDPPKGSDEKTGDFAWAAELVAFVKKGWPGMNIGVAGFPEGHPATPNRLVEMDHLKAKVDAGADYICTQLFFDNRDFFDFTERCRIAGINVPVIAGIMPVVSRANLQRMAELSPGTRFPAGLLKSIARTRSDEQVERVGIHWATQQVMELLAADVAGIHLYTLNQSRAVLDIYRALGIEDSRQL from the coding sequence GTGTCGCTTCCAGGTAATCAGCGTGTTAATCATCCGAGCATCAGCTTCGAGTTTTTCCCCCCAAAGACGGAGAAGGGTTTCGCTGCCTTAAAAAGGCGCATCGTCGATGATTTTGTTCCCTTGAAGCCCTCCTACGTTTCCATTACCTACGGGGCCGGCGGCTCCACCCGGGAGCTTACCCGGGAGACAACCCTTGCAATTAACACAGAAACCCGGCTCCCGGTGGTATCCCACCTTACCTGCGTGGGGTCCTCTCGGAACGATATCGCCCAGGTTCTGGATGAGTACCAGGAGGCGGGTATCAGCAATATCCTGGCCCTGCGGGGGGATCCACCAAAGGGAAGCGATGAAAAGACCGGGGACTTTGCCTGGGCCGCGGAACTGGTGGCCTTCGTAAAGAAGGGCTGGCCCGGAATGAACATCGGGGTGGCGGGATTCCCCGAAGGTCATCCGGCTACACCCAATCGCCTTGTGGAAATGGATCACCTGAAAGCCAAGGTCGATGCCGGAGCGGATTATATCTGTACCCAGCTCTTCTTTGATAACCGGGATTTTTTCGATTTTACCGAACGCTGCCGCATTGCGGGCATCAATGTGCCGGTTATCGCGGGAATCATGCCTGTGGTAAGCCGGGCAAACCTGCAGCGAATGGCGGAACTCTCCCCGGGCACCCGCTTTCCCGCAGGCCTTTTAAAGAGCATTGCCAGGACCCGCAGCGACGAACAGGTGGAACGGGTGGGCATACACTGGGCCACCCAGCAGGTCATGGAGCTTCTGGCTGCGGATGTTGCTGGAATTCACCTCTACACCCTGAACCAGTCCCGGGCGGTCCTTGATATCTATCGTGCCCTGGGAATCGAAGATTCACGGCAGCTGTAA
- a CDS encoding UDP-glucose dehydrogenase family protein yields MAVNVCVVGTGYVGLIAALGLADFGNSVVGVDVDAKKIESLNKGIPTIYEPGCEEYLRRNLESGRLQFSTDIGASIARADVVFIAVGTPPKEDGSADLQYVEMVARSVAENLDGYTVVVTKSTVPVGTNRWVAERIKAFNPKAKEGENYDVVSNPEFLREGKAVQDFFHPDRIVIGTGSPKAREVMEELYRALYLIQTPFVWCSLETAELIKYAANAFLAVKITFINQMANLAEAVNGDIHQIAKAMGMDGRISPKFLHPGPGYGGSCFPKDTRAIVSTGEQHGVDMSLIKSAVEANDAQKERMVAKLEAMFETAGTPGLADKTVAVLGLAFKAETDDIRETPALNMVGRLLEKGTRVQAHDPKAMDNFSREFDEVLYCASEFDAAKGADALVIMTEWNIYRNIDTDRLRKLMRGRIILDTRNVLDAERVKEAGFLYQGVGRG; encoded by the coding sequence ATGGCGGTAAATGTCTGTGTTGTGGGAACCGGGTACGTAGGATTAATCGCGGCCCTGGGTCTCGCCGATTTCGGCAACAGCGTTGTGGGCGTCGATGTGGACGCCAAAAAGATCGAGTCCCTGAACAAGGGTATTCCCACCATCTACGAACCGGGCTGTGAGGAGTACCTGCGCCGGAATCTGGAATCCGGACGTCTGCAGTTTTCCACCGATATCGGCGCCTCCATAGCGCGGGCCGATGTTGTCTTCATCGCCGTGGGAACCCCTCCGAAGGAGGACGGCAGCGCGGATCTGCAATACGTCGAGATGGTCGCCCGCTCGGTGGCGGAGAACCTGGACGGCTACACCGTGGTCGTGACCAAGTCTACCGTACCGGTAGGGACCAACCGCTGGGTTGCAGAACGCATCAAGGCCTTCAACCCCAAAGCGAAGGAGGGGGAAAATTACGATGTGGTCTCCAATCCGGAGTTCCTGCGGGAAGGCAAAGCGGTACAGGACTTCTTCCATCCCGACAGGATCGTCATCGGTACCGGGTCTCCGAAAGCCCGGGAGGTCATGGAGGAGCTCTACCGGGCCCTCTACCTGATCCAGACCCCCTTCGTCTGGTGTTCCCTGGAGACCGCGGAGCTTATAAAATACGCTGCCAACGCCTTCCTGGCGGTTAAGATCACCTTTATCAACCAGATGGCCAACCTGGCCGAAGCGGTGAATGGAGACATCCACCAGATTGCCAAGGCCATGGGCATGGACGGACGCATAAGTCCGAAATTCCTGCATCCCGGACCCGGTTACGGCGGAAGCTGCTTTCCCAAGGACACCAGGGCCATTGTTTCCACCGGAGAGCAGCACGGTGTGGATATGAGCCTGATCAAGTCCGCGGTGGAGGCCAACGATGCCCAGAAGGAGCGGATGGTCGCGAAGCTGGAGGCCATGTTCGAAACGGCCGGCACCCCGGGCCTTGCGGACAAGACCGTTGCGGTGCTGGGGCTGGCCTTCAAGGCTGAGACCGACGATATTCGTGAAACCCCGGCCCTGAACATGGTGGGAAGACTCCTTGAAAAAGGAACCAGGGTACAGGCCCACGATCCCAAGGCGATGGATAATTTCTCCCGGGAGTTCGACGAGGTTCTCTACTGCGCTTCCGAGTTCGATGCCGCCAAAGGGGCGGACGCCCTTGTCATAATGACGGAGTGGAACATCTACCGCAACATCGATACCGACCGGCTCAGGAAGCTGATGAGGGGACGCATAATCCTGGATACCCGCAATGTACTGGATGCAGAACGGGTCAAGGAGGCGGGCTTCCTCTACCAGGGAGTCGGCCGGGGATGA